Proteins from one Actinomycetota bacterium genomic window:
- a CDS encoding PrgI family protein, with the protein MKVRVPADVDMADRVLAGLTARQVAILGAHALVLWGLWVVAGRFIPAFVFGVIAVPITTIGFVWATVKVEGTSLEGLAAAALKHLRTPRRRALAPEGIAGLPSWAPGVAVPLVPLELPMDCPDETGAIALGSEGHVVVCRASSINFALRSETEQRALVEAFGRLLNALDAPIQILIRSDRANLGAVVADIEDRAVGLPHAALEQAARAHVEFLRSLGARRDVLARQVLICFREPSPEAGATAAPRLEHRIEEAATLLRGFGIRLSRLEETEATYMLARACDPESPQGASAAARFSGVVEAAR; encoded by the coding sequence GTGAAGGTCAGGGTTCCAGCCGACGTCGACATGGCCGACCGCGTGCTCGCGGGCTTGACCGCGCGGCAGGTTGCGATCCTGGGCGCGCACGCGCTGGTCCTCTGGGGACTGTGGGTCGTGGCGGGCAGATTCATCCCCGCGTTCGTCTTCGGTGTGATCGCCGTGCCGATCACAACGATTGGATTCGTCTGGGCCACGGTCAAGGTCGAAGGAACGAGTCTTGAGGGGCTTGCGGCCGCCGCACTCAAGCATCTCAGGACACCGCGGCGGCGGGCTCTGGCGCCCGAGGGGATCGCCGGCCTGCCGTCCTGGGCACCAGGGGTGGCGGTGCCATTGGTTCCCTTGGAACTACCGATGGATTGCCCCGATGAGACCGGCGCGATCGCTCTGGGCTCGGAAGGACATGTGGTTGTCTGCCGCGCGTCGTCGATCAACTTTGCCTTGCGATCCGAGACCGAGCAGCGTGCGCTCGTTGAGGCGTTCGGACGACTCCTCAACGCGTTGGATGCACCGATCCAGATCCTCATCCGCTCCGACAGAGCGAATCTCGGTGCCGTCGTAGCAGACATCGAGGATCGCGCGGTGGGACTTCCTCACGCCGCGCTCGAGCAGGCAGCACGAGCGCACGTGGAGTTCCTCCGATCCCTTGGTGCGCGGCGGGACGTTCTGGCACGTCAGGTCCTGATCTGTTTCCGTGAACCCTCGCCGGAGGCCGGAGCGACCGCGGCTCCTCGTCTCGAACATCGCATCGAGGAGGCCGCGACGCTTCTTCGCGGATTTGGCATCCGCCTGAGCAGACTCGAAGAGACCGAAGCGACGTACATGTTGGCGCGCGCGTGCGATCCCGAATCGCCGCAAGGGGCCTCGGCGGCCGCGCGTTTCAGCGGTGTCGTGGAGGCGGCTCGATGA
- a CDS encoding conjugal transfer protein TrbL family protein: MRALLVFTLVTALVAAPITSAAQTPAPASSPTPTVSPNPSPSPDLQPPSKPPFWDIIGRVRYAISQWFADLVTAALRPVFDLLGRTVFATPMLPDNARVGELWRFSLGIADAMLLLFVLAGAAIVMSGGGGFSSQLTAKELLPRLLLAAGAANVSLLLLGQMINLSNALSRAMLGAAFDPADASDRMSTMLASAALGNPFLALFALAVVVLAILVVISYVIRIAALVILATGAPLMLVGHALPQSEGLARSWWRATLALLAAPVLQSLLLASAFRVFLSGDGVLGLPIGSGLIDLLVVGCLLYLLYKIPFWALNLALAGSGSRAWSQAKRTGKAAVSAAAKAAA, from the coding sequence ATGCGCGCGCTCCTGGTCTTCACTCTGGTGACCGCTCTCGTCGCGGCTCCGATCACGTCGGCGGCCCAGACTCCGGCGCCAGCGAGTTCTCCCACGCCGACCGTGTCGCCCAATCCGTCGCCCAGTCCCGATCTCCAGCCACCCTCGAAACCGCCGTTCTGGGACATCATCGGGCGCGTCCGCTACGCGATCAGCCAATGGTTCGCCGATCTGGTCACGGCGGCGCTTCGGCCGGTATTCGATCTGCTCGGCCGCACGGTGTTCGCGACTCCGATGCTGCCGGACAACGCGCGCGTGGGCGAGCTGTGGCGCTTCTCCCTGGGGATCGCCGACGCGATGCTGTTGCTCTTCGTGCTTGCGGGCGCAGCGATCGTGATGAGCGGAGGCGGAGGGTTCAGCTCGCAGTTGACGGCGAAGGAACTGCTCCCACGGCTGCTTCTCGCTGCGGGAGCAGCCAACGTGAGCCTGTTGCTGCTCGGACAGATGATTAACCTATCCAACGCGTTGTCGCGCGCGATGCTCGGCGCGGCATTCGATCCCGCCGACGCGTCGGATCGGATGAGCACCATGCTGGCCTCCGCGGCGCTGGGCAATCCGTTCCTGGCGCTGTTCGCACTCGCCGTCGTTGTGCTCGCCATCCTCGTGGTGATCTCCTACGTCATCCGGATCGCGGCGCTCGTGATCCTTGCGACCGGCGCGCCGCTGATGCTTGTGGGACACGCGCTGCCTCAGAGCGAAGGTCTCGCGCGGAGCTGGTGGCGAGCGACCCTTGCCCTGCTTGCCGCTCCCGTTCTCCAGTCGCTCCTTCTCGCGTCCGCGTTCAGAGTCTTCTTGAGCGGCGACGGCGTGTTGGGATTGCCGATCGGCAGCGGTCTGATCGATCTGCTCGTCGTCGGATGCTTGCTCTACCTGCTCTACAAGATCCCCTTCTGGGCCTTGAACCTCGCGTTGGCCGGAAGCGGGTCGCGCGCGTGGTCTCAGGCCAAGCGAACAGGCAAGGCTGCGGTGTCGGCGGCGGCGAAGGCGGCGGCGTGA
- a CDS encoding winged helix-turn-helix domain-containing protein: protein MSPNPPIAGEYVGALQDLGLPALMVARPRQALYWLREVPPALVLVDLQADGANILVPELRRQGREVVVLSDDARSRQMALAAGCIEAHHRSDGAREIACHIASLVRARDVKRIGRITAGPLVVDLSGGRLVYEGRDIPVSPLLLNLAAHLAARAGSFVPASVLLEEVWGEPWAEPGKLQLAVLRLRRRLNLDSRSLLLASRRGHGYGVFPESPLSDRPALRKRGV, encoded by the coding sequence GTGTCTCCAAACCCCCCGATCGCCGGTGAGTACGTCGGGGCGCTTCAAGACCTCGGCCTCCCAGCGCTCATGGTCGCGCGTCCACGTCAGGCTCTCTACTGGTTACGCGAAGTGCCGCCAGCGCTCGTTCTGGTCGACCTCCAAGCAGACGGCGCGAACATTCTCGTCCCCGAGCTTCGCCGACAAGGCCGCGAGGTCGTCGTCCTCAGCGACGACGCGAGATCGCGGCAGATGGCGTTGGCCGCTGGCTGCATCGAGGCGCATCATCGCTCCGACGGTGCGCGCGAGATCGCGTGCCACATCGCTTCGCTCGTCCGCGCGCGCGACGTGAAACGGATCGGACGCATCACTGCCGGACCGCTCGTCGTCGATCTTTCAGGAGGCCGGTTGGTGTACGAGGGCCGGGACATCCCCGTATCGCCTCTCCTGCTGAACCTCGCTGCGCACCTCGCTGCGCGCGCGGGAAGTTTCGTTCCGGCATCGGTCTTGTTGGAGGAGGTGTGGGGCGAGCCGTGGGCAGAACCCGGCAAGCTTCAGCTCGCTGTCCTTCGTCTTCGGCGAAGACTGAACCTTGATTCTCGCTCGTTGCTCCTGGCGTCCCGCAGAGGGCACGGATATGGAGTATTCCCCGAGAGTCCACTGAGTGATCGACCTGCGCTCCGCAAGCGCGGCGTCTGA
- a CDS encoding DUF4238 domain-containing protein: MVGLPRQCRRQAAALWQLRQGPRHHLPGLLTKPARRHHKVPQFYLRRFADADGRLMAVDMEEGRWYLTTVRNAAAEQDFYTIELDGKRSDLAEKALGGIEAKVSPAFARIDEGMWPPDLDVRTGLVNFLALQMVRGGDWREQIRSAEEEAIIKKLAPVASDPRALRDAVESVTSQRLGKSQIRALQSSLADGVVPVDFPTGFLVNKMFERGARLVDLLARMTMQLVEAESGFFWTSDTPVYFDGEYDFDHASRQVKVKRFEVTMPLDPTHSIVLLTPSARGEVKRRVGEATVREWNRRLAGITERRLYARPDTVELDRRGGSLRDLQTSEVAER, encoded by the coding sequence ATGGTCGGTCTACCTCGACAATGCAGACGACAGGCTGCCGCCCTGTGGCAATTGCGGCAAGGGCCAAGACACCACCTACCAGGACTGCTAACGAAGCCGGCCCGAAGGCACCACAAGGTTCCGCAGTTCTACCTGCGGAGGTTCGCCGACGCGGACGGACGCCTCATGGCCGTGGACATGGAAGAGGGCCGCTGGTATCTGACCACCGTGAGGAACGCAGCCGCCGAGCAAGACTTCTACACGATCGAGCTGGACGGGAAGCGCTCCGACCTTGCTGAGAAGGCTCTGGGAGGCATCGAGGCAAAGGTCTCGCCGGCCTTTGCGCGGATCGATGAGGGCATGTGGCCTCCCGATCTGGACGTGCGCACCGGACTCGTCAACTTCCTCGCCCTCCAGATGGTTCGGGGAGGTGACTGGCGAGAACAGATCCGCTCAGCCGAAGAAGAAGCCATCATCAAGAAGTTGGCTCCCGTCGCCTCGGATCCACGCGCTCTACGAGACGCAGTCGAGTCGGTCACCAGCCAGAGGCTCGGCAAGTCGCAGATCCGAGCGCTGCAGAGTTCCCTTGCAGACGGTGTCGTACCGGTCGATTTCCCTACTGGGTTCCTGGTCAACAAGATGTTCGAACGAGGCGCGCGTCTCGTCGATCTGTTGGCTCGAATGACGATGCAGCTCGTGGAAGCGGAGAGCGGGTTCTTCTGGACATCAGACACGCCCGTCTACTTCGACGGAGAGTACGACTTCGATCACGCCTCCCGGCAAGTGAAGGTCAAGCGATTCGAAGTGACGATGCCGCTGGATCCAACCCATTCGATCGTTCTGCTCACACCGAGCGCCAGGGGCGAGGTCAAGCGCCGGGTTGGGGAAGCAACGGTCCGCGAGTGGAACCGGCGGCTGGCCGGGATAACCGAACGTCGTCTCTACGCCCGACCAGACACTGTGGAGCTCGACCGGCGCGGCGGTTCACTGAGAGACCTTCAGACAAGCGAAGTGGCCGAGCGTTAG
- a CDS encoding BTAD domain-containing putative transcriptional regulator, whose protein sequence is MKRSLAGFALFMFVAGVPSALTSTAGTPHLPTAGSFGNLDSTYMPLEPILNVLALLAWTLWIYVALAVVLRTVAVILARRTGSEGWLRVTDRIAPALLRRCVDLAVGGAFVAASLSVVRVSVAHPMPSAAATVMVTDGNDRAVVEQKPQPKSRYTVRAGDSLWRIAERHLGSGFRWNEIYRLNKGQRFHDGRTLSDPRLIHPGWVLELPAKMVGTPTPDHKRDEPKATPAPTATHVASENASPPASVRTPVARDSNIASTSTEHPTATPDDDVVDVPSPGPVVHLPSGAVVAASFACGLLSAELLARLRRRRTRRPLSDEDEIEMPERLVRDLRAGGATPTTTPIDVALDEVAATWRAHTGEWPHFLAATEGRQRIEILFGPSKAALPRPSGGRMSPQLRFERADGVIKAELKSPFPVRLRRISTPMQRGLLVPLGHAGDATAVHVAPVGIGVISITGAESERLVRQMLLTHATESEPGDLQVVLLGATELGRTVAVPHVSDNVEWDEASAILQSIQAEFVRRAHLFQQEGVEDIWEHLATHSDEQLPALVLVVSDPPPAMRGLIEAICSQAQRFGGAIIALGWRPAGSLNITAESDALDVETDLDVPAKLAPFILDESAMQEALRLVSRAAEDEREEVPPELDDPGDHRSIVLPRNSVQPHELPSRAECLAPTPPPDVPAVRCFGSFQVSRDGRVRQKGWLKKSRELLAYLVAHPDGAPKERICDELWPGDDPPQYFLDKALSTVRVQVRVANDPRMYLVKVEEAWRLEEGSWWVDAFEFARLAKEAERGDVARSVKKLRQAVALYRGNFCDELSYPWAEPIRERYRSMFTRAAARLAEILTEVGENEEALEVLERAIEVDVLCEDLWRRAMLVESALGRRAAATERYNKLRQLLATELDVEADPETQRIARSLAAADPTRVATGDATRSLSVG, encoded by the coding sequence ATGAAGCGATCCCTTGCCGGGTTCGCGCTGTTCATGTTCGTTGCCGGCGTACCGTCAGCGCTCACGTCAACGGCAGGCACCCCGCATCTTCCGACAGCGGGCTCGTTCGGGAACCTCGATAGCACCTACATGCCGCTGGAGCCGATCCTGAACGTCCTCGCCCTCCTAGCGTGGACGCTGTGGATCTACGTCGCGCTTGCCGTCGTTCTTCGAACCGTTGCCGTCATCCTCGCGAGGCGCACGGGATCGGAAGGATGGCTGCGAGTAACCGACCGCATCGCGCCCGCGCTGCTGCGCCGGTGCGTTGATCTTGCTGTCGGCGGCGCCTTCGTGGCCGCGTCGCTGTCGGTCGTCCGCGTCTCGGTCGCGCATCCGATGCCTTCCGCGGCGGCTACTGTCATGGTTACCGATGGGAACGATCGCGCGGTTGTCGAGCAGAAACCTCAGCCGAAGTCGCGATACACAGTGCGAGCAGGAGACTCGTTGTGGCGCATCGCTGAGCGCCATCTCGGCTCGGGTTTCCGCTGGAACGAGATCTACCGACTCAACAAGGGGCAGCGCTTCCACGACGGTCGGACGCTTAGCGATCCACGACTCATCCACCCCGGATGGGTACTCGAGTTGCCCGCAAAGATGGTCGGCACGCCAACCCCCGACCACAAGCGCGACGAGCCAAAGGCGACTCCGGCCCCGACCGCGACACACGTGGCATCCGAGAACGCTTCCCCTCCCGCCTCGGTTCGTACTCCGGTGGCCAGAGATTCCAACATTGCGAGCACATCGACGGAGCATCCGACGGCAACGCCCGACGACGACGTCGTCGACGTGCCCTCTCCTGGTCCGGTCGTGCATCTCCCGTCGGGAGCTGTGGTTGCTGCGTCCTTCGCGTGCGGCCTCTTGAGCGCGGAACTGCTCGCACGTCTGCGGCGCCGACGCACCCGACGGCCGCTGTCCGATGAAGATGAGATTGAGATGCCGGAACGGCTCGTTCGCGATCTCCGAGCAGGCGGAGCAACGCCCACGACGACGCCGATCGACGTTGCCTTGGACGAGGTTGCGGCCACGTGGCGAGCGCACACCGGCGAGTGGCCGCACTTCCTTGCGGCTACCGAGGGTCGACAACGGATCGAGATCCTCTTCGGTCCGAGCAAGGCTGCTCTTCCTCGACCGTCAGGCGGCCGCATGTCTCCCCAGCTCCGGTTCGAAAGAGCGGACGGCGTCATCAAGGCCGAGCTGAAGAGCCCGTTTCCGGTCCGACTCCGTCGGATCTCAACACCGATGCAGCGCGGACTTCTTGTCCCTCTTGGCCATGCCGGAGACGCGACTGCCGTGCACGTTGCGCCGGTCGGGATCGGCGTCATCTCGATTACCGGCGCGGAGTCCGAGAGGCTCGTCCGTCAGATGTTGCTCACGCATGCGACCGAGTCCGAGCCCGGTGACTTGCAGGTCGTTCTCCTTGGGGCCACCGAACTCGGCCGCACCGTGGCAGTTCCACACGTGTCGGACAACGTCGAGTGGGATGAAGCTTCCGCGATCCTCCAGAGCATCCAGGCCGAGTTCGTCAGACGCGCGCATCTCTTCCAACAGGAAGGCGTCGAGGACATCTGGGAGCATCTCGCCACGCACTCCGACGAGCAACTCCCGGCGCTCGTGCTCGTCGTCTCCGATCCGCCACCGGCGATGCGAGGCTTGATCGAGGCCATCTGTTCCCAAGCGCAGCGATTCGGCGGCGCGATCATCGCTCTTGGCTGGCGACCGGCGGGTTCTCTGAACATCACCGCGGAAAGTGATGCCCTCGACGTTGAGACGGATCTTGACGTTCCCGCAAAGCTCGCGCCGTTCATCCTCGACGAGAGCGCGATGCAGGAGGCGCTGCGCCTCGTTTCGCGCGCGGCAGAAGATGAGAGGGAGGAGGTTCCCCCGGAGCTCGATGATCCTGGCGACCACCGTTCGATCGTGCTGCCTCGAAACAGCGTTCAGCCACATGAGCTTCCCTCTCGTGCGGAGTGCCTGGCACCGACGCCGCCACCCGACGTCCCTGCCGTCCGCTGCTTCGGTTCATTCCAGGTCAGTCGTGACGGACGGGTTCGGCAGAAGGGCTGGCTGAAGAAATCTCGCGAGCTGCTCGCGTATCTCGTTGCCCATCCGGACGGCGCTCCGAAAGAGCGCATCTGCGATGAGTTGTGGCCCGGGGACGATCCGCCGCAGTACTTCCTCGACAAGGCGCTGTCGACCGTCAGGGTGCAAGTGCGCGTCGCGAACGATCCTCGGATGTACCTCGTCAAGGTCGAGGAAGCATGGCGACTCGAAGAGGGCTCCTGGTGGGTCGATGCGTTCGAGTTCGCACGTCTCGCGAAGGAAGCCGAGCGCGGCGACGTCGCCAGATCGGTCAAGAAGCTGCGGCAGGCTGTCGCGCTTTACCGGGGCAACTTCTGCGATGAGTTGTCGTATCCGTGGGCTGAACCCATTCGCGAGCGCTACCGAAGCATGTTCACGCGCGCGGCGGCGCGCCTCGCCGAGATCCTCACCGAGGTCGGCGAGAACGAAGAGGCACTCGAAGTCCTCGAGCGAGCGATCGAGGTCGACGTCTTGTGCGAAGACCTATGGCGTCGCGCGATGCTGGTGGAGTCCGCTCTCGGTCGTCGCGCCGCGGCCACCGAGCGCTACAACAAACTTCGCCAACTGCTTGCGACCGAGTTGGATGTAGAGGCGGATCCAGAAACCCAACGCATAGCACGATCCCTCGCCGCTGCAGATCCAACGAGAGTCGCGACAGGGGATGCGACAAGGTCACTGTCGGTGGGATGA
- a CDS encoding pilus assembly protein TadG-related protein, which produces MIRRRVRDERGVVAPLVAVVLLGLLAITALVIDGGVLFAARRDLQGLADSAARAGAMSLDVATLRDGGTVRLDADNARQAARDYLRTAGFDGRATVSADTLRVTVDLIQDRPTVMMGLLGIRTVRTGAHAAARPRAGIEGPEG; this is translated from the coding sequence ATGATCCGCCGGCGTGTTCGTGACGAGCGGGGTGTGGTCGCACCCCTGGTGGCCGTCGTCCTGCTCGGCTTGCTCGCGATCACCGCGCTCGTGATCGACGGGGGCGTGCTCTTCGCGGCCCGCCGAGATCTGCAGGGTCTCGCCGATAGCGCCGCGCGAGCCGGCGCGATGTCCCTCGACGTCGCCACGCTCCGGGACGGCGGCACCGTGCGCCTCGACGCTGATAATGCACGTCAGGCCGCGCGCGACTACCTGCGAACCGCCGGCTTCGACGGTCGGGCGACCGTCTCCGCCGATACTCTCCGGGTCACCGTTGACCTGATCCAAGACAGGCCGACGGTGATGATGGGACTGCTCGGCATCCGCACCGTGCGGACCGGGGCCCACGCCGCCGCGCGACCGCGCGCGGGGATCGAAGGACCGGAGGGATGA
- a CDS encoding TadE family protein, with product MRTVKKEDGTAAVELVLVAPALILLLAVIVGSGRVVSTKSAVLSAAREAARAAAEAPDVGTARSVALARAREVASGFGLDPARLSVQQTGSFDRGSAYEVRVSYRVQLSDLPAFGILPGSFAVTARHTELTERYKSR from the coding sequence ATGAGAACCGTGAAGAAGGAGGACGGCACCGCGGCGGTCGAGCTGGTGCTCGTCGCGCCTGCCTTGATTCTCTTGCTCGCGGTGATCGTCGGATCTGGGCGGGTGGTCTCGACGAAGTCGGCGGTTCTGTCGGCGGCCAGAGAAGCCGCCCGAGCGGCAGCGGAGGCACCGGACGTTGGCACGGCGAGAAGCGTCGCCCTGGCGAGAGCGCGCGAAGTTGCCTCAGGCTTCGGCCTCGACCCTGCACGCCTGAGCGTGCAGCAGACCGGTTCGTTCGATCGTGGAAGTGCCTACGAGGTGCGCGTCTCGTACCGCGTCCAGCTATCGGACTTGCCGGCGTTCGGGATCCTCCCCGGCTCGTTCGCCGTCACCGCTCGCCACACCGAGCTGACCGAGAGGTACAAGTCACGATGA
- a CDS encoding TadE family protein, with protein MRFRSERGTAALELAIVAPALMLLVLGILQFGLWYHAEHVTKTAALEAARAAAAEDGRAGSAESRARDVLQAGLGSTAQNATVDVTIGSETVRARVNASMRGLLPIPGLSRLSLSADATAYRERFRPAGDGP; from the coding sequence ATGCGATTCCGAAGCGAGCGTGGCACCGCGGCGTTGGAGCTGGCGATCGTTGCTCCCGCGTTGATGTTGCTCGTGCTCGGCATCCTGCAGTTCGGTCTTTGGTACCACGCCGAACACGTGACCAAGACGGCCGCTCTGGAGGCCGCGAGAGCAGCAGCAGCCGAGGATGGGCGCGCCGGATCGGCGGAGTCACGCGCTCGTGACGTGCTCCAAGCGGGGCTCGGGAGCACGGCGCAGAACGCCACCGTCGACGTCACCATCGGATCCGAAACGGTGCGCGCGCGCGTCAACGCGTCCATGCGAGGGCTGCTTCCGATCCCGGGACTGTCGAGGCTGAGTCTCAGTGCCGATGCCACCGCCTACCGCGAACGGTTCCGTCCGGCGGGTGATGGACCATGA
- a CDS encoding type II secretion system F family protein — MIAAVLFGTLFGLGALSVLTAQPHGAPHPTIAARLAALRPKQEPDLPKSGERVFRTEVFEQLLRPHIERAGQWVARALTRFGLDLHTTEQRLRITGDRAGLALFFGQKFASGVVGFAFLPAAGTIGIAPRTPMIVWLAMAGFGFMLPDLVLRSRAQTARRRLREELVRLTEMLTLAVSAGLGLEGALEQAVTSADGQLFAAVRRMLRDAQLRGEPASVALARLPAEVGLPEIEPLSTAIRTATAQGTPITQALRAQARAVRERRRLELIEAGERAQIRMLLPVGALILPAFFVVVLYPAAVQLLRVTGL; from the coding sequence GTGATCGCTGCGGTCTTGTTCGGAACGCTGTTCGGCCTCGGAGCGCTCAGCGTGCTGACGGCGCAGCCGCACGGCGCGCCGCATCCGACGATCGCTGCGCGCCTCGCCGCTCTGCGTCCGAAACAGGAGCCCGATCTGCCGAAATCCGGGGAGCGCGTGTTCCGCACCGAGGTGTTCGAGCAGCTCCTGCGGCCGCACATCGAGCGAGCAGGCCAGTGGGTCGCCCGCGCGCTCACGCGCTTCGGTCTCGATCTTCACACGACCGAACAACGCTTGCGGATCACCGGAGACCGCGCGGGGCTCGCGTTGTTCTTCGGACAGAAGTTCGCCAGCGGTGTTGTCGGCTTCGCGTTTCTCCCCGCGGCGGGCACGATCGGCATCGCCCCGAGGACTCCCATGATCGTGTGGCTCGCGATGGCAGGGTTCGGGTTCATGCTCCCGGATCTTGTGCTGCGTTCGCGCGCCCAGACTGCGCGCAGGCGGCTGCGCGAGGAGTTGGTGCGACTCACCGAGATGCTCACCCTCGCCGTTTCGGCGGGACTCGGTCTCGAAGGTGCACTGGAGCAGGCCGTCACCTCGGCAGACGGTCAACTGTTCGCCGCGGTGCGACGGATGCTCCGCGATGCACAGCTTCGAGGAGAGCCGGCTTCTGTGGCGCTCGCGCGCTTGCCGGCCGAGGTCGGGCTCCCGGAGATCGAGCCGTTGTCCACCGCCATCCGGACGGCGACGGCGCAAGGCACGCCGATCACCCAAGCGCTGCGCGCGCAGGCGCGCGCGGTCCGTGAGCGGCGGCGTCTCGAGCTGATCGAAGCGGGCGAGCGAGCGCAGATCCGGATGCTGCTGCCGGTCGGCGCGCTGATCCTGCCGGCGTTCTTCGTTGTCGTGCTCTACCCCGCGGCGGTGCAACTGCTTCGGGTCACGGGACTGTGA
- a CDS encoding type II secretion system F family protein yields the protein MDALLVSTAFGLGLVFVYDALVRPDVHVDPLRRIRDLGPSSLAGIAGAAVALLATGWPVAVIAGAALGAAVPRGIIRSREERVRSAKREAIAELSARLRDAIRSGIGLADALGQAASNAPEAIAPDLRRLVAEARVSGLAHAAGAFAHRIEDPSADLLASALELADRLGSRNLTEVLDSLAEAATAQAATVREARARQTRARMSARIVAAVPILLLVAIRRANPAYLEPFATPGGQAVLGFAIVLIWFGYQAMKRAARIEGGLR from the coding sequence GTGGACGCTCTGCTGGTCTCGACCGCCTTCGGCCTCGGACTCGTCTTCGTCTACGACGCGCTCGTCCGTCCCGACGTCCATGTCGATCCGCTTCGCCGGATCCGGGATCTCGGACCGTCCAGCCTCGCCGGCATCGCCGGTGCAGCCGTTGCGTTGTTGGCTACCGGCTGGCCGGTCGCTGTCATCGCCGGCGCGGCGTTGGGCGCAGCCGTGCCGCGCGGGATCATTCGCTCGCGCGAGGAGCGCGTGCGGTCGGCGAAGCGCGAGGCGATCGCCGAACTATCGGCGCGGCTGCGCGATGCGATCCGTTCGGGAATCGGGCTGGCCGATGCGCTCGGGCAAGCCGCGTCCAACGCGCCCGAAGCGATCGCGCCGGATCTTCGGCGGCTCGTCGCGGAGGCGCGCGTATCGGGACTCGCGCATGCTGCGGGCGCCTTCGCGCACCGCATAGAGGATCCCTCCGCGGATCTCCTCGCATCCGCGCTCGAGCTGGCCGACCGGCTTGGCTCGCGCAACCTCACCGAGGTCCTCGACTCTCTGGCCGAAGCCGCAACCGCTCAAGCCGCGACGGTTCGCGAAGCGCGCGCACGGCAGACGCGCGCGCGCATGTCGGCACGGATCGTCGCCGCGGTCCCGATCCTGCTCCTGGTTGCGATCCGGCGCGCCAACCCCGCGTATCTGGAGCCGTTCGCAACGCCCGGGGGTCAGGCGGTGCTCGGCTTCGCGATCGTTCTGATCTGGTTCGGCTATCAGGCGATGAAGCGGGCGGCCAGGATCGAAGGAGGCCTGCGGTGA
- a CDS encoding ATPase, T2SS/T4P/T4SS family codes for MKTAEVVESLRLRAQEELSGTLSDGGGEDTEARAWALLVELVEGENRRRVLAGSEALSPGSRTQIAREMFDIFFRMGPLQRLLDDENVEEIVVNGPEQGFVVRAGGEKETLASGFASEEELRALLSRVVARAGRRIDEASPAVDVRLPDGARLHAIIPPLARRTCLTIRRHRMVAEDLDALVALDTLPRDAAEFLHAAVGGGLNILVSGGTASGKTTTLNALGRAIPVDERIVTIEETVELRLEDVLPDCVALESRAANIEGAGRVSIRDLVRHALRMRPTRIIVGEVRGPEALDMLSAMNTGHEGSMGTIHANSARQALSKLRTYVLMADEQVSSEIASEMIAETIDLVVHLRLDQRAGRRRVVQIAEVAGLEAGRVLTNDLFRDEDGSLVRTGVRPRFADRLPEAAVVVPLARLNGTSAERWS; via the coding sequence GTGAAGACGGCCGAAGTCGTCGAGTCTCTGCGCCTCCGCGCGCAAGAAGAGCTGAGCGGCACGCTCTCGGATGGCGGCGGTGAGGACACCGAAGCGCGCGCGTGGGCGCTCCTTGTCGAGTTGGTCGAAGGCGAGAACAGACGTCGCGTGCTCGCCGGTTCCGAGGCGCTCTCGCCCGGGTCGCGAACCCAGATCGCGCGGGAGATGTTCGACATCTTCTTCCGCATGGGTCCGCTGCAGCGGTTGCTCGACGACGAGAACGTCGAGGAGATCGTGGTGAACGGACCCGAGCAGGGCTTCGTCGTCCGTGCCGGCGGCGAAAAGGAAACGCTCGCGTCGGGGTTCGCATCAGAGGAGGAACTGCGCGCCCTACTCAGCCGAGTCGTGGCGCGCGCCGGCCGCCGGATCGACGAGGCTTCGCCCGCCGTGGACGTGCGCCTGCCGGACGGCGCGCGACTTCACGCGATCATCCCGCCACTCGCGCGCCGAACCTGCCTCACGATCCGACGCCACCGGATGGTCGCCGAGGATCTCGATGCGCTGGTCGCCCTCGACACGTTGCCGCGTGATGCGGCAGAGTTCCTGCACGCCGCTGTAGGCGGCGGGCTCAACATCCTCGTCTCCGGTGGCACGGCGTCGGGGAAGACCACCACGCTGAACGCGCTCGGGCGCGCGATCCCCGTCGACGAGCGCATCGTCACCATCGAGGAGACGGTCGAGCTTCGGCTGGAGGACGTTCTCCCGGATTGCGTGGCGCTGGAGTCGCGCGCGGCCAACATCGAAGGTGCCGGCCGTGTCTCGATCCGCGATCTGGTTCGCCACGCTTTGCGGATGCGTCCGACCAGGATCATCGTCGGTGAGGTTCGCGGCCCCGAAGCCCTCGACATGCTCTCGGCGATGAATACGGGGCACGAGGGTTCGATGGGCACCATCCATGCGAACTCGGCGCGGCAGGCCTTGTCGAAGCTGCGCACGTACGTCTTGATGGCCGACGAGCAGGTCTCGTCCGAGATCGCCTCGGAGATGATCGCGGAGACCATCGATCTCGTCGTGCATCTTCGACTGGATCAGCGCGCCGGCCGGCGACGCGTCGTGCAGATTGCAGAGGTCGCCGGCCTCGAAGCCGGGCGCGTGCTGACCAACGACCTGTTCCGTGACGAGGACGGGAGCCTCGTGCGCACCGGTGTTCGCCCACGGTTCGCCGACCGGTTGCCCGAAGCCGCTGTCGTCGTCCCGCTCGCGCGCTTGAATGGGACCAGCGCGGAGAGGTGGAGCTGA